The Haemorhous mexicanus isolate bHaeMex1 chromosome 8, bHaeMex1.pri, whole genome shotgun sequence genome includes a window with the following:
- the SPATS2L gene encoding SPATS2-like protein isoform X1 codes for MAEINSHVNIKEKINAIRSIVPNKSNNEIVLVLQQFDNNVDKAVQAFMDGSATQVLKEWNMTGKKKNNRRKRSKSKQHQGTKDPKNKNSGPEKASQEPQRINDCHMNGCPKDNSGRGSANQKLESTSPENKGSGFAGSALDCPEIKDRERERQRVSVDSNPKTVNGVEQPEPLQSSVQLQCNLGRPKSKSSTVKSPSVSTQLETKTDDSVKKRGPNIEKSVKDLQRCTVSLTRYRVMIKEEVDNSVKKIKAAFAELHSCIVDKEVSLMAEIDKVKEEAMEILTARQKKAEELKRLADLASQMAEAQLSELRAEIKHFVSERKYDEELGRSARFSCDTEQLKTQIQLCGEISHPKNNYSSRTPCSLLLSSMTSHATAGKQNTHNRKSSSNAKNSDNKTASSKVQSYPSSNPTESSSQGVTTNKQNGPSSQRRRFNPQHQNMRLNGSHKSQGASNEADQNSKSGSRPEHRRQQHNSFRSKNKGAVKNQEQSTTARSTENPAHSEKSRRKHHTPDTAEHRPFQGSVGRVSQCNLCPARMEVSADATVLSVPAVTLVA; via the exons ATGGCAGAAATCAATTCTCATGTAAATATCAAGGAAAAG ATCAATGCAATCCGATCAATTGTTCCCAACAAAAGCAATAATGAGATAGTTCTGGTGTTGCAGCAATTTGATAACAATGTGGACAAGGCTGTTCAAGCTTTCATGGATG GCAGCGCAACTCAGGTTCTAAAGGAGTGGAATATGACAGGGAAAAAGAAG AacaacaggagaaaaagaagcaaatctAAACAGCACCAAGGCACTAAAGATCCTAAAAACAAGAATAGTGGACCTGAGAAGGCATCTCAAGAGCCTCAGCGAATAAATGACTGTCATATGAATGGATGCCCTAAGGACAACTCTGGCCGTGGTTCTGCCAATCAGAAGCTGGAATCCACTTCTCCTGAGAACAAAGGCTCCGGGTTTGCAGGGTCGGCACTGGACTGTCCAGAAATCAAAG ACAGAGAACGAGAACGCCAGAGGGTATCTGTGGACTCAAACCCAAAGACTGTGAATGGAGTAGAGCAGCCTGAGCCCCTTCAGTCATCAGTTCAACTCCAGTGTAACCTAGGCAGGCCAAAGTCAAAATCTTCCACAGTTAAGTCACCCAGTGTGTCAACCCAGCTTGAAACAAAGACAGATGATTCAGTCAAAAAAAGAG gGCCAAACATTGAAAAGTCAGTAAAAGACTTGCAGCGTTGCACTGTTTCTCTAACCAGATATCGTGTGATGATCAAAGAGGAAGTGGATAATTCAGTGAAGAAGATCAAAGCTGCTTTTGCAGAATTACACAGCTG catCGTAGACAAAGAAGTGTCATTAATGGCAGAAATTGATAAAGTTAAAGAAGAAGCCa TGGAAATCCTGACTGCTCGGcagaagaaagcagaggagCTCAAGAGACTGGCAGACCTAGCCAGTCAGATGGCTGAAGCACAACTCTCTGAACTCAGGGCTGAAATTAAG CACTTTGTGAGTGAGCGGAAATACGATGAAGAGCTGGGCAGATCTGCCCGATTTTCCTGTGATACAGAGCAGCTGAAGACCCAGATTCAGCTCTGTGGAGAAA TTTCTCACCCAAAGAACAACTATTCCTCAAGAACACCATGTAGTTTACTGCTGTCTTCAATGACCTCACATGCAACAGCTGGCAAGCAAAATACGCACAACCGAAAGTCCTCTAGTAATGCCAAGAACTCTGATAATAAAACAGCCAGCAGTAAAGTACAAAGTTATCCTTCTTCCAATCCTACAGAATCTTCTTCTCAAGGAGTCACAACAAATAAGCAG AATGGGCCTTCTAGCCAGAGACGGAGATTCAACCCACAGCACCAAAACATGCGGCTCAATGGATCTCATAAGTCACAAGGTGCCAGTAATGAGGCAGATCAAAATAGCAAGAGTGGTTCCAGGCCTGAACACAGAAGACAGCAGCATAACAGCTTTCGATCTAAAAATAAAGGAGCTGTGAAAAATCAGGAGCAGTCTACAactgcaaggagcacagagaATCCGGCGCATTCGGAGAAGTCCCGACGGAAGCACCACACCCCGGACACCGCGGAGCACAGGCCCTTCCAAGGCAGCGTTGGCAGGGTGTCACAATGCAATTTATGTCCTGCAAGGATGGAGGTCTCTGCTGATGCCACTGTTCTTTCAGTGCCAGCTGTGACTTTGGTGGCTTAA
- the SPATS2L gene encoding SPATS2-like protein isoform X2 has translation MAEINSHVNIKEKINAIRSIVPNKSNNEIVLVLQQFDNNVDKAVQAFMDGSATQVLKEWNMTGKKKNNRRKRSKSKQHQGTKDPKNKNSGPEKASQEPQRINDCHMNGCPKDNSGRGSANQKLESTSPENKGSGFAGSALDCPEIKGPNIEKSVKDLQRCTVSLTRYRVMIKEEVDNSVKKIKAAFAELHSCIVDKEVSLMAEIDKVKEEAMEILTARQKKAEELKRLADLASQMAEAQLSELRAEIKHFVSERKYDEELGRSARFSCDTEQLKTQIQLCGEISHPKNNYSSRTPCSLLLSSMTSHATAGKQNTHNRKSSSNAKNSDNKTASSKVQSYPSSNPTESSSQGVTTNKQNGPSSQRRRFNPQHQNMRLNGSHKSQGASNEADQNSKSGSRPEHRRQQHNSFRSKNKGAVKNQEQSTTARSTENPAHSEKSRRKHHTPDTAEHRPFQGSVGRVSQCNLCPARMEVSADATVLSVPAVTLVA, from the exons ATGGCAGAAATCAATTCTCATGTAAATATCAAGGAAAAG ATCAATGCAATCCGATCAATTGTTCCCAACAAAAGCAATAATGAGATAGTTCTGGTGTTGCAGCAATTTGATAACAATGTGGACAAGGCTGTTCAAGCTTTCATGGATG GCAGCGCAACTCAGGTTCTAAAGGAGTGGAATATGACAGGGAAAAAGAAG AacaacaggagaaaaagaagcaaatctAAACAGCACCAAGGCACTAAAGATCCTAAAAACAAGAATAGTGGACCTGAGAAGGCATCTCAAGAGCCTCAGCGAATAAATGACTGTCATATGAATGGATGCCCTAAGGACAACTCTGGCCGTGGTTCTGCCAATCAGAAGCTGGAATCCACTTCTCCTGAGAACAAAGGCTCCGGGTTTGCAGGGTCGGCACTGGACTGTCCAGAAATCAAAG gGCCAAACATTGAAAAGTCAGTAAAAGACTTGCAGCGTTGCACTGTTTCTCTAACCAGATATCGTGTGATGATCAAAGAGGAAGTGGATAATTCAGTGAAGAAGATCAAAGCTGCTTTTGCAGAATTACACAGCTG catCGTAGACAAAGAAGTGTCATTAATGGCAGAAATTGATAAAGTTAAAGAAGAAGCCa TGGAAATCCTGACTGCTCGGcagaagaaagcagaggagCTCAAGAGACTGGCAGACCTAGCCAGTCAGATGGCTGAAGCACAACTCTCTGAACTCAGGGCTGAAATTAAG CACTTTGTGAGTGAGCGGAAATACGATGAAGAGCTGGGCAGATCTGCCCGATTTTCCTGTGATACAGAGCAGCTGAAGACCCAGATTCAGCTCTGTGGAGAAA TTTCTCACCCAAAGAACAACTATTCCTCAAGAACACCATGTAGTTTACTGCTGTCTTCAATGACCTCACATGCAACAGCTGGCAAGCAAAATACGCACAACCGAAAGTCCTCTAGTAATGCCAAGAACTCTGATAATAAAACAGCCAGCAGTAAAGTACAAAGTTATCCTTCTTCCAATCCTACAGAATCTTCTTCTCAAGGAGTCACAACAAATAAGCAG AATGGGCCTTCTAGCCAGAGACGGAGATTCAACCCACAGCACCAAAACATGCGGCTCAATGGATCTCATAAGTCACAAGGTGCCAGTAATGAGGCAGATCAAAATAGCAAGAGTGGTTCCAGGCCTGAACACAGAAGACAGCAGCATAACAGCTTTCGATCTAAAAATAAAGGAGCTGTGAAAAATCAGGAGCAGTCTACAactgcaaggagcacagagaATCCGGCGCATTCGGAGAAGTCCCGACGGAAGCACCACACCCCGGACACCGCGGAGCACAGGCCCTTCCAAGGCAGCGTTGGCAGGGTGTCACAATGCAATTTATGTCCTGCAAGGATGGAGGTCTCTGCTGATGCCACTGTTCTTTCAGTGCCAGCTGTGACTTTGGTGGCTTAA